From Haloglomus litoreum, the proteins below share one genomic window:
- a CDS encoding ABC transporter permease, translated as MSLRTVLRKELLWSRHRVLALLFVLILLPAAFAGASVFFQHVLPKDAPVAVVAGEDVSDSEYDVVAASFRLFSKPIQYDSEAAAMRDLRRESVYAVVSVPPDLDDPEVEQVNMTVTIDGDVTPYREPSQALVSVVAGTMNRQLDKRVVVQREIAGEERKLSSYLLPTFLMIIVLTFAFAYLPYNLAREEAVLDRLRVETSLDTVVAAKLAFFTALLAVPLLVFHGIGVALGYGVNLLAPGAVLAYGLTFLACGAIATAVTFASGFGTTGRLFNVLVLFGFLGFSGLVYPVGFFSPLRREVIRLVPTHYAMLTVRGTALRGLPVTEFATWLAGIALFALAMLVPLKLSLLAYERGT; from the coding sequence ATGAGCCTGCGAACCGTCCTCCGGAAGGAGCTGCTGTGGAGCCGACACCGCGTGCTGGCGCTGCTGTTCGTCCTGATACTCCTGCCGGCCGCCTTCGCGGGCGCCTCCGTGTTCTTCCAGCACGTGCTCCCGAAGGACGCGCCGGTCGCCGTCGTCGCGGGGGAGGATGTCTCCGACTCCGAGTACGACGTGGTCGCGGCGTCGTTCCGGCTGTTCTCGAAGCCCATCCAGTACGACTCCGAGGCCGCCGCGATGCGCGACCTCCGGCGCGAATCGGTGTACGCCGTCGTCTCGGTGCCGCCGGACCTCGACGACCCCGAGGTCGAGCAGGTGAACATGACCGTCACCATCGACGGCGACGTGACACCGTACCGGGAGCCGTCGCAGGCCCTCGTCAGCGTCGTCGCGGGGACGATGAACCGCCAGCTCGACAAGCGCGTGGTGGTCCAGCGCGAGATCGCCGGCGAGGAGCGCAAGCTCTCCTCGTACCTGCTCCCGACGTTCCTGATGATCATCGTCCTCACGTTCGCGTTCGCCTACCTGCCGTACAACCTCGCCCGCGAGGAGGCCGTCCTCGACCGGCTCCGGGTGGAGACCTCCCTCGATACGGTGGTGGCGGCGAAGCTCGCCTTCTTCACGGCCCTGCTCGCGGTACCCTTGCTCGTCTTCCACGGCATCGGCGTCGCGCTGGGCTACGGCGTGAACCTGCTCGCACCCGGGGCGGTCCTGGCGTACGGCCTGACGTTCCTCGCGTGCGGGGCCATCGCCACGGCCGTCACCTTCGCGTCGGGCTTCGGGACGACGGGCCGGCTGTTCAACGTGCTCGTCCTGTTCGGCTTCCTCGGGTTCTCCGGGCTCGTCTACCCCGTCGGGTTCTTCTCGCCGCTCCGGCGCGAGGTCATCCGACTGGTGCCGACCCACTACGCGATGCTCACGGTGCGGGGGACCGCGCTCCGGGGCCTCCCCGTGACGGAGTTCGCGACCTGGCTCGCCGGTATCGCCCTGTTCGCGCTCGCGATGCTCGTGCCGCTGAAGCTCTCGCTGCTCGCCTACGAGCGGGGGACCTGA
- a CDS encoding HAD family hydrolase produces MTDTARRYDAVFWDIGGVIIELASIREGYAAFLGELAEEHDLDPEATRDRWKAALGEHFRAGEGTEYQTAREGYRKATEAVFEAAGREPPAESEWRPVLERCSDETLRTEPGAVETIRALDEAGVYQAVISDVDTAEAESMFEQLGIADHFAHVTTSEAVGYKKPDSRMFETALAKAADHGIDPADGVMVGDRYGHDIEGASALGLSAIAYGEDAAGAEADHVVTDLRDILEIVGVSE; encoded by the coding sequence ATGACCGACACCGCGCGCCGCTACGACGCCGTCTTCTGGGACATCGGCGGCGTCATCATCGAACTCGCGTCCATCCGTGAGGGGTACGCCGCCTTCCTTGGGGAGCTGGCAGAAGAGCACGACCTGGACCCGGAAGCGACCCGCGACCGCTGGAAGGCTGCGCTCGGCGAGCACTTCCGCGCCGGCGAGGGGACCGAGTACCAGACCGCCAGGGAGGGCTACCGGAAGGCGACCGAGGCCGTCTTCGAGGCCGCCGGACGGGAGCCCCCGGCCGAGTCCGAGTGGCGCCCCGTCCTCGAACGCTGCTCGGACGAGACGCTCCGCACCGAACCGGGGGCGGTCGAGACCATCCGCGCGCTGGACGAGGCTGGCGTCTACCAGGCCGTCATCAGCGACGTGGATACGGCGGAGGCCGAGTCCATGTTCGAGCAGCTCGGCATCGCGGACCACTTCGCCCACGTCACCACCTCGGAGGCGGTCGGCTACAAGAAGCCCGACAGCCGGATGTTCGAGACGGCGCTGGCGAAGGCCGCCGACCACGGCATCGACCCTGCGGATGGGGTGATGGTCGGTGACCGCTACGGCCACGACATCGAGGGCGCGAGCGCGCTGGGACTCTCGGCCATCGCCTACGGCGAGGACGCCGCCGGTGCGGAGGCGGACCACGTCGTCACGGACCTCCGAGACATCCTCGAAATCGTCGGAGTTTCCGAGTAA
- a CDS encoding AMP-dependent synthetase/ligase translates to MATETASTTSLDSDIHSGGDLSGIEGPVARWYLDRVEAFADEPAVYVRREGTDGEHGPFAPKTYREVAEEARAVAGGLLEHVAPGDRVAVRAETRYEWTLLDHSCLLAGLVLVPVYPSFSPEQTEHVLTDSGARVLVAEDPESLPIEARESVEVVIDIEALPTGEAPDPLPGLDAAMDDTFTIVYTSGTTGMPKGVVITHQNLLSQVAQWEAMLPPTGPGDVGPVYLPLNHIMQRVIAYAGINWGSAGAYIAVESLVEDLQAVHPETFSAVPRIYRRMYDGVRESISAAEGAKQRIGEWALALAVEYGRAIETDSVTVSLRARHAIADRLVYSTVRDQLGLGDVRYAGTGSASLDAEVLHFFWGIGVPLLEGYGATETTAALTFTRLDDFHPGTVGLPVAGAELKLAPDGEVLARGPNVTPGYWSDEANTAASFDADGWYHTGDIGEWRGEHLRIVDRKKRLQVLDTGKNVYPGPVENTLRRSPFVADAMVVAEGRKYVTAILQPNYDLLLEFAAEEGIAVDADACPRNDLGDVAGVPEELLDERAVRDLFQREVDAANETLADYERVKRFDLLPAAFAVESEELTPTLKKRRGTIEERHADRIEGLYA, encoded by the coding sequence ATGGCTACAGAGACCGCATCGACCACCAGTCTCGACTCCGACATCCACAGCGGTGGTGACCTCTCCGGCATCGAGGGTCCCGTCGCCCGGTGGTATCTCGACCGCGTCGAGGCCTTCGCCGACGAGCCGGCGGTCTACGTCCGCCGCGAGGGTACCGACGGGGAGCATGGCCCATTCGCGCCGAAGACATACCGCGAGGTGGCCGAGGAGGCACGGGCGGTGGCGGGCGGCCTGCTGGAGCACGTCGCGCCGGGTGACCGGGTGGCCGTCCGCGCCGAGACGCGCTACGAGTGGACCCTCCTCGACCACTCGTGCCTCCTCGCGGGCCTCGTCCTCGTCCCGGTCTATCCCTCGTTCAGCCCCGAGCAGACCGAGCACGTCCTGACGGACTCCGGGGCACGCGTGCTTGTGGCCGAGGACCCCGAGTCGCTGCCCATCGAGGCCCGCGAGAGCGTCGAGGTGGTCATCGACATCGAGGCCCTCCCGACCGGCGAGGCGCCGGACCCCCTTCCGGGCCTCGACGCGGCGATGGACGACACGTTCACCATCGTCTACACCTCGGGCACGACCGGTATGCCGAAGGGCGTGGTCATCACGCACCAGAACCTCCTCTCGCAGGTCGCGCAGTGGGAGGCGATGCTCCCCCCGACCGGCCCGGGCGACGTGGGGCCGGTGTACCTGCCGCTCAACCACATCATGCAGCGGGTCATCGCGTACGCGGGCATCAACTGGGGCTCGGCCGGCGCCTACATCGCGGTCGAGTCGCTCGTGGAGGACCTGCAGGCGGTCCACCCGGAGACGTTCAGCGCCGTCCCGCGCATCTACCGCCGGATGTACGACGGGGTCCGCGAGAGCATCTCCGCGGCGGAGGGCGCGAAGCAGCGCATCGGCGAGTGGGCACTCGCGCTCGCGGTCGAGTACGGCCGCGCCATCGAGACCGATTCGGTGACGGTGTCGCTCCGGGCGCGACACGCCATCGCGGACCGTCTCGTCTACAGCACGGTGCGGGACCAGCTGGGCCTCGGTGACGTCCGGTACGCGGGCACCGGCTCCGCGAGCCTCGACGCCGAGGTGCTCCACTTCTTCTGGGGCATCGGCGTCCCGCTGCTGGAGGGGTACGGCGCCACGGAGACGACGGCCGCCCTGACGTTCACCCGCCTGGATGACTTCCATCCCGGCACCGTCGGCCTGCCCGTCGCGGGTGCGGAGCTCAAACTCGCCCCCGACGGCGAGGTGCTGGCCCGCGGGCCGAACGTGACGCCCGGCTACTGGAGCGACGAGGCCAACACCGCCGCCTCGTTCGACGCGGACGGCTGGTACCACACCGGCGACATCGGCGAGTGGCGGGGCGAACACCTCCGCATCGTCGACCGGAAGAAGCGCCTGCAGGTGCTCGACACCGGGAAGAACGTCTACCCGGGCCCCGTCGAGAACACGCTCCGGCGGTCCCCGTTCGTCGCGGACGCGATGGTCGTCGCCGAGGGGCGCAAGTACGTCACCGCCATCCTGCAGCCGAACTACGATCTGCTGCTCGAGTTCGCCGCCGAGGAGGGTATCGCCGTCGATGCCGACGCCTGCCCCCGGAACGACCTGGGTGACGTAGCCGGCGTTCCGGAGGAACTCCTCGACGAGCGGGCGGTCCGGGACCTGTTCCAGCGCGAGGTCGACGCCGCGAACGAGACGCTGGCGGACTACGAGCGGGTCAAGCGGTTCGACCTCCTGCCGGCGGCCTTCGCGGTCGAGAGCGAGGAACTGACGCCGACACTCAAGAAGCGCCGCGGAACCATCGAGGAGCGCCACGCCGATCGCATCGAGGGGCTGTACGCCTGA
- a CDS encoding ABC transporter permease, with protein MRRLGSMMAWDARLQVRYGFYTVYAVLTVVFIVGLRLLGPELRTDAAVLLIVTDPTVLGFYFIAAVVLFEKEEGVLDALVTSPIGDRGYLVSKAGTLSVLAVLATTLVAVVGHGRVPGLAVLVPGVALSASLFVLIGFTAVARYDSVNEYFISAVGWGTVLFLPLFGYVGLVETPLFYLLPAQPVLLLVEGGFRPLAPWEVGYGFGYLLLGNAVAYLGARRTFRRHIVRGGDPRRQLGRQETPAARQHQRPSWGQSRSPWLGMVVADLRNWVRDPMLGIAAVGPLALAAVVRLAAPTVADLSAPILTLEDFYPEIAGSLALFGPAIYGFVVGMFVLEDREQGVLTAYRLSPLSGRGYLLYRGVSAYVLSLAATLPALAVVGLVPIPPAVLLGSAAVGALGGPIIALAFGTVASNTIEGIAISKLVNLVVLGPALVVAVVPEPYQFLAGVFPAFWPVKAIVAGVAGDSSWGVYLLAGAVVHLLGIAVLSRVFARRTD; from the coding sequence GTGAGACGACTCGGGTCGATGATGGCGTGGGACGCTCGGCTCCAGGTCAGATACGGGTTCTACACCGTCTACGCGGTCCTCACGGTGGTGTTCATCGTCGGACTCCGCCTGCTCGGGCCGGAACTCCGCACCGACGCCGCAGTGTTGCTCATCGTGACCGACCCGACGGTACTCGGGTTCTACTTCATCGCCGCGGTGGTCCTGTTCGAGAAGGAGGAGGGCGTGCTGGACGCGCTGGTGACGTCGCCCATCGGCGACCGGGGGTACCTCGTCTCGAAGGCCGGAACGCTGTCGGTCCTCGCGGTCCTCGCCACGACGCTCGTCGCCGTCGTCGGCCACGGCCGGGTTCCCGGGCTGGCGGTCCTCGTCCCCGGCGTCGCACTCTCGGCGTCGCTCTTCGTGCTGATCGGCTTCACCGCGGTCGCCCGGTACGACTCCGTCAACGAGTACTTCATCAGCGCGGTCGGCTGGGGGACGGTTCTGTTCCTCCCGCTGTTCGGGTACGTCGGCCTCGTCGAGACGCCCCTGTTCTACCTGCTGCCCGCCCAGCCAGTGCTCCTCCTCGTCGAAGGCGGCTTCCGCCCGCTCGCACCGTGGGAGGTGGGCTACGGCTTCGGCTACCTCCTCTTGGGGAACGCGGTCGCGTACCTCGGCGCGCGCCGGACCTTCCGTCGGCACATCGTCCGCGGTGGGGACCCCAGGCGGCAACTGGGCCGTCAGGAGACCCCGGCCGCCCGGCAGCACCAGCGGCCCTCCTGGGGCCAGTCGCGGTCGCCCTGGCTGGGGATGGTGGTCGCGGACCTCCGGAACTGGGTCCGGGACCCGATGCTGGGCATCGCGGCCGTCGGGCCGCTCGCACTCGCCGCCGTCGTCCGACTCGCCGCCCCGACGGTGGCGGACCTGAGCGCTCCCATCCTCACGCTGGAGGATTTCTACCCGGAGATAGCCGGGAGTCTCGCGCTGTTCGGCCCCGCCATCTACGGGTTCGTCGTCGGGATGTTCGTCCTCGAGGACCGCGAACAGGGTGTCCTCACCGCCTACCGTCTGAGCCCGCTCTCCGGCCGCGGCTATCTGCTGTATCGCGGTGTTTCGGCCTACGTGCTCAGTCTCGCGGCGACGCTCCCGGCACTCGCCGTCGTCGGCCTCGTCCCGATCCCGCCGGCGGTCCTCCTGGGGTCGGCAGCCGTCGGAGCGCTCGGCGGGCCAATCATCGCGCTGGCCTTCGGCACGGTGGCCTCGAACACCATCGAGGGGATCGCCATCAGCAAACTCGTCAACCTCGTCGTCCTCGGGCCCGCCCTGGTGGTGGCGGTGGTGCCGGAGCCGTACCAGTTCCTCGCCGGGGTGTTCCCGGCGTTCTGGCCGGTCAAGGCCA
- a CDS encoding ATP-binding cassette domain-containing protein: MSGDQPSSTMPHTDPTAIDPIRVSGLRKRYGTVMALDGVDVTVDPETFHCLVGPNGSGKTTLLRTLLGLVEPSAGEVSVPDVRLGTAFQRPSHYDQLTVAENLSVFGALAAADDGWAETVLDRLGLDVVRDRIAGELSGGYSRKLDLALALQKEPAYLLLDEPLGDLDDVTKLRLVEFLAEYRDAGHGVVVSTHNLGQFAAAVDHLTIVHDGEVLLDAPRDDIDVPDDDLQEFYVERVVEAASEAE; the protein is encoded by the coding sequence ATGAGCGGGGACCAACCATCGTCGACGATGCCGCACACGGACCCGACCGCTATCGACCCCATCCGCGTCTCGGGGTTGCGCAAGCGCTACGGGACCGTGATGGCCCTCGACGGGGTCGACGTGACCGTCGACCCGGAGACCTTCCACTGCCTCGTCGGCCCGAACGGCTCCGGGAAGACGACGCTGCTGCGGACGCTCCTGGGACTGGTCGAGCCCTCAGCCGGCGAGGTGTCGGTTCCCGACGTGCGCCTCGGGACGGCGTTCCAGCGTCCCTCACACTACGACCAGCTGACGGTCGCGGAGAACCTGTCGGTGTTCGGCGCGCTGGCGGCCGCCGACGATGGGTGGGCCGAGACGGTGCTCGATCGACTCGGTCTCGACGTGGTCCGCGACCGCATCGCCGGGGAGCTGTCGGGCGGCTACAGCCGGAAGCTCGACCTCGCGCTCGCGCTCCAGAAGGAGCCCGCGTACCTGCTGCTGGACGAGCCGCTCGGGGACCTGGACGACGTGACGAAGCTCCGGTTGGTCGAGTTCCTGGCTGAGTACCGGGACGCCGGCCACGGGGTGGTCGTCTCGACCCACAACCTCGGGCAGTTCGCCGCCGCCGTGGACCACCTGACCATCGTCCACGACGGCGAGGTGCTGCTGGACGCGCCGCGGGACGACATCGACGTGCCGGACGACGACCTGCAGGAGTTCTACGTCGAGCGGGTGGTGGAGGCGGCCTCGGAAGCGGAATGA
- a CDS encoding acyl-CoA dehydrogenase family protein yields MQLSEDQQAFKRDLREYMETEVQPDVDELDRNGPMSRDRMLGYMNDLRELGVGHDPDTVQEYFGDLWRFAIASEEISRVWPSLNVALQMSFPAVFVEHASERTRETMLPRLEDGQCIGCLAVTEPEGGSDTARPNVVAEYDEDEDMYTLKGQKTWVGNGGIADVALVVAEDEQTGVSDMFLVDYEHQPWESESIQKLGWKGVNNARMDFTGCEVPPENKLMNIVGNAMADGNEMTDIVPFPESVTDLFARQKPLNATFSFMRTGMAFMAVGIMQAAFEEALEYVDERETFGKSIAGHQLVQEKLYDMNAALVSSRQTARRAAEALEEGAPEARRLTSLAKGYCCERSKDVTDEAIQVFGGEGLKTERRLERYYRDARVMTIPDGTTEIQKLIVGKELTGTAAYK; encoded by the coding sequence ATGCAGTTGAGCGAGGACCAGCAGGCGTTCAAACGGGACCTCCGTGAGTACATGGAGACCGAGGTCCAGCCCGACGTCGACGAACTGGACCGGAACGGGCCGATGAGCCGGGACCGGATGCTCGGCTACATGAACGACCTCCGGGAACTGGGCGTCGGCCACGACCCAGACACCGTCCAGGAGTACTTCGGAGACCTGTGGCGGTTCGCCATCGCGAGCGAGGAGATCTCGCGGGTCTGGCCGTCGCTGAACGTCGCGCTCCAGATGTCGTTCCCGGCCGTGTTCGTCGAGCACGCGAGCGAGCGGACCCGCGAGACGATGCTCCCGCGCCTGGAGGACGGCCAGTGCATCGGCTGTCTGGCCGTCACCGAACCCGAGGGCGGCAGCGACACCGCCCGCCCGAACGTCGTCGCCGAGTACGACGAGGACGAGGACATGTACACCCTCAAGGGCCAGAAGACGTGGGTCGGCAACGGCGGCATCGCCGACGTGGCCCTCGTGGTCGCCGAGGACGAACAGACCGGCGTCTCCGATATGTTCCTGGTCGACTACGAGCACCAGCCCTGGGAGAGCGAATCCATCCAGAAGCTGGGCTGGAAGGGCGTCAACAACGCCCGGATGGACTTCACCGGCTGTGAGGTCCCGCCGGAGAACAAGCTGATGAACATCGTCGGGAACGCGATGGCCGACGGCAACGAGATGACCGACATCGTCCCGTTCCCGGAGAGCGTCACCGACCTGTTCGCGCGGCAGAAGCCGCTGAACGCCACGTTCTCCTTCATGCGGACGGGGATGGCGTTCATGGCCGTCGGCATCATGCAGGCCGCCTTCGAGGAGGCACTGGAGTACGTCGACGAGCGCGAGACGTTCGGGAAGTCCATCGCCGGCCACCAGCTCGTCCAAGAGAAGCTGTACGACATGAACGCCGCGCTCGTCTCCTCGCGCCAGACGGCCCGCCGCGCGGCCGAGGCGCTGGAGGAGGGCGCGCCGGAGGCCCGTCGACTCACGTCGCTCGCGAAGGGCTACTGCTGTGAGCGCTCGAAGGACGTGACCGACGAGGCCATCCAGGTGTTCGGCGGCGAGGGGCTGAAGACCGAGCGGCGATTGGAGCGGTACTACCGCGACGCCCGCGTGATGACCATCCCCGACGGGACGACGGAGATCCAGAAGCTCATCGTCGGGAAGGAGCTGACCGGGACGGCCGCGTACAAGTAA
- a CDS encoding DUF7116 family protein codes for MGVVSTPLLDEARSIFSDLGYEVEKEGEELRAERKWRTVYVTTADPSDAPTHGRLRCFVAEEDRATTVRDRLVSLAPDYDWAVVAVDAGEYRILHPNAEALSAP; via the coding sequence ATGGGTGTCGTTAGCACACCACTGCTGGACGAGGCACGGAGTATCTTCTCCGATCTCGGGTACGAGGTCGAGAAAGAGGGCGAGGAACTGCGCGCGGAGCGCAAGTGGCGGACCGTCTACGTGACGACCGCCGACCCGTCCGACGCACCGACACACGGCCGGCTCCGGTGTTTCGTGGCCGAGGAGGACCGCGCAACGACGGTGCGGGACCGACTCGTGTCGCTCGCGCCCGACTACGACTGGGCCGTCGTCGCGGTCGACGCCGGGGAGTATCGCATCCTCCATCCGAACGCCGAAGCACTGTCGGCACCGTAG
- a CDS encoding SDR family NAD(P)-dependent oxidoreductase, with product MDFGIEDRVAIVTGGAGRIGSEDCRVLAQEGADVVVLDVAEEKAENVADEINSGEEYRGDALAVECDLTDRTDVEATVEAIEEELGSTDILINNAGMVDARDRVENFDDDIWDRDMAVNLTGAYNITREVYPRMKEQEWGRIVNMSSMAGWQGGFGQASYSATKAALIGFAKTLALEGAQHGVTSNAIAPSIVVGALADMDIEMLEQTDEHFARIAKATPMRKLGKEEDVANLIGFLCSEQANYITGQVVGVTGGIDLFSF from the coding sequence ATGGACTTCGGAATCGAGGACCGTGTCGCCATCGTCACCGGTGGCGCCGGACGTATCGGGAGCGAGGACTGCCGCGTACTCGCCCAGGAGGGCGCCGACGTGGTCGTGCTCGACGTGGCCGAGGAGAAGGCCGAGAACGTCGCCGACGAGATCAACAGCGGCGAGGAGTACCGCGGCGACGCGCTCGCCGTCGAGTGCGACCTCACCGACCGCACGGACGTCGAGGCGACGGTCGAGGCCATCGAGGAGGAACTGGGGTCGACGGACATCCTCATCAACAACGCCGGGATGGTCGACGCCCGTGACCGTGTCGAGAACTTCGACGACGACATCTGGGACCGCGACATGGCGGTCAACCTCACCGGCGCGTACAACATCACGCGCGAGGTCTACCCCCGCATGAAGGAGCAGGAGTGGGGCCGCATCGTCAACATGTCCTCGATGGCGGGCTGGCAGGGCGGCTTCGGCCAGGCCTCCTACTCCGCGACGAAGGCGGCTCTCATCGGCTTCGCGAAGACGCTCGCGCTCGAGGGCGCCCAGCACGGCGTCACCTCCAACGCCATCGCGCCCAGCATCGTCGTCGGCGCGCTCGCCGACATGGACATCGAGATGCTCGAACAGACCGACGAGCACTTCGCCCGCATCGCGAAGGCCACGCCGATGCGCAAGCTCGGCAAGGAGGAGGACGTCGCCAACCTCATCGGCTTCCTCTGCTCCGAGCAGGCCAACTACATCACCGGCCAGGTCGTCGGCGTGACCGGCGGTATCGACCTCTTCTCCTTCTGA
- a CDS encoding ABC transporter ATP-binding protein, with protein MIDVRGLRYTYSGADRPALRGLDFSVRDGEVFGFLGPSGAGKSTTQKVLIGLLDDYDGDATVLDRPVREWGRTLYERIGVSAETPNLYRKLTGSENLELFASLHGGFARDPTDLLERVGLADAADRRVGTYSKGMQMRLNFVRALVHDPGLVFLDEPTAGIDPSNARAVQRVITDLQDDGTTVFLTTHDMAVADRLCDRVAFIVDGRLAAVDTPRTLKLEHGTPTVRVEYRTDGTLTERQFPLTDLGDDSGFQQLLQGGQIETIHTDEATLEDVFIEVTGTELT; from the coding sequence ATGATCGACGTCCGTGGACTGCGGTACACGTACTCGGGGGCCGACCGGCCCGCACTCCGCGGCCTCGACTTCTCGGTGCGGGACGGCGAGGTGTTCGGGTTCCTCGGTCCGAGCGGCGCGGGGAAGAGCACCACCCAGAAGGTGCTCATCGGGCTCCTCGACGACTACGACGGCGACGCGACGGTGCTCGACCGGCCGGTCCGCGAGTGGGGGCGTACGCTGTACGAGCGTATCGGCGTCTCCGCCGAGACGCCGAACCTCTACCGGAAGCTGACCGGCAGCGAGAACCTCGAACTGTTCGCCTCGCTCCACGGGGGGTTCGCACGTGACCCGACGGACCTCCTCGAACGGGTCGGACTGGCCGACGCGGCCGACCGTCGCGTGGGGACGTACTCGAAGGGGATGCAGATGCGGCTGAACTTCGTCCGCGCGCTCGTCCACGACCCCGGGCTGGTCTTCCTCGACGAACCGACGGCGGGTATCGACCCGAGCAACGCGCGGGCAGTGCAGCGCGTCATCACCGACCTCCAGGACGACGGGACGACCGTCTTCCTGACGACCCACGACATGGCGGTCGCCGACCGGCTCTGTGACCGCGTCGCGTTCATCGTCGATGGCCGCCTCGCGGCCGTCGACACGCCGCGAACGCTGAAACTCGAACACGGCACGCCGACCGTCCGGGTCGAGTACCGCACCGACGGAACTCTCACCGAACGACAGTTCCCCCTCACGGACCTCGGTGACGATTCGGGGTTCCAGCAGCTCCTCCAGGGCGGCCAGATAGAGACGATCCACACGGACGAGGCGACCCTCGAGGACGTGTTCATCGAGGTGACGGGGACCGAGCTGACATGA
- a CDS encoding SCP2 sterol-binding domain-containing protein — protein MSEVPFPSQAWFDEYKDAINNNEEYAEAAADWGVGFDGDFLFITEGMPIDDIDMDALPDDLREEMEQYVDGDTGYTLVGLEGGKCTDARLIEDPDDVEAGFILRADYAVWKDLLRGNIGAIDGMMSGKFELEGDMNKVMQYSQAAATLTDISSGIDCYFVDEEYAK, from the coding sequence ATGAGCGAAGTTCCGTTCCCCAGCCAGGCCTGGTTCGACGAGTACAAGGACGCGATCAACAACAACGAGGAGTACGCCGAGGCGGCAGCCGACTGGGGTGTCGGCTTCGACGGTGACTTCCTGTTCATCACCGAGGGGATGCCCATCGACGACATCGACATGGACGCGCTCCCCGACGACCTCCGCGAGGAGATGGAGCAGTACGTCGACGGCGACACCGGCTACACGCTCGTCGGGCTCGAGGGCGGCAAGTGCACCGACGCCCGTCTCATCGAGGACCCCGACGACGTGGAGGCCGGCTTCATCCTCCGTGCCGACTACGCCGTCTGGAAGGACCTCCTGCGGGGCAACATCGGCGCCATCGACGGTATGATGTCCGGCAAGTTCGAGCTCGAGGGCGACATGAACAAGGTCATGCAGTACTCGCAGGCCGCCGCGACGCTGACCGACATCTCCTCGGGCATCGACTGCTACTTCGTCGACGAGGAGTACGCGAAATAA
- a CDS encoding PQQ-binding-like beta-propeller repeat protein, protein MTGPSTLSRRGALAAGGGLLASIAAAGLTPAQVRPEMRLAPTADFGSWPARKRGPRRTGYQPEPGPRSGASVRWRFLTPRDPTASPGIVATPQQVLAVGASSTFALRPDDGSLAWQTGHRERDPIGRDGRNEFVQSGPQLAAGHALTVADVSLYGLDGSTGSGEWAYATNSSFREVLAVGNTVFLFSLVDGVDRLVALSAETGLPYWQLEERVAPLAYAPDEGLLVTVQLFDDLAEGSFEGRDPATGSQEWSTTIEGMSSLAGSPAVARGRVYLAAGSVYALDATDGTEVWRAPFDTERFGDPVTDGDRVYVTNDQGAAAFDAATGEERWVADVPVNGFATPAVADDRIYLPVEDGVVALATGDGARAFDVSFPGGPPSGMAVADGTLYVRNERGVFALEGER, encoded by the coding sequence ATGACCGGGCCCTCCACGCTCAGCCGCCGCGGCGCGCTCGCCGCTGGCGGTGGCCTCCTCGCCAGCATCGCCGCAGCGGGCCTCACCCCCGCGCAGGTCCGCCCAGAGATGCGCCTCGCGCCGACGGCCGACTTCGGCTCCTGGCCCGCCCGCAAGCGTGGCCCCCGGCGGACCGGCTACCAGCCCGAGCCGGGGCCCCGGTCGGGCGCGAGCGTGCGCTGGCGGTTCCTGACCCCCCGAGACCCGACCGCATCGCCGGGCATCGTCGCCACGCCCCAGCAGGTGCTCGCGGTCGGCGCATCGTCCACGTTCGCGCTGCGCCCCGACGACGGCTCGCTCGCCTGGCAGACCGGCCACCGCGAGCGCGACCCCATCGGCCGCGACGGCCGCAACGAGTTCGTCCAGTCCGGGCCGCAGCTGGCGGCCGGCCACGCGCTCACGGTCGCGGACGTCTCCCTGTACGGGCTGGACGGTTCGACGGGGTCCGGCGAGTGGGCGTACGCGACGAACAGCAGTTTCCGCGAGGTACTGGCCGTCGGCAACACCGTCTTCCTCTTCTCGCTTGTCGACGGCGTCGACCGGCTCGTGGCCCTCTCGGCCGAGACGGGACTCCCGTACTGGCAGCTCGAGGAGCGGGTCGCCCCGCTGGCGTACGCGCCGGACGAGGGGCTGCTGGTGACCGTCCAGCTGTTCGACGACCTCGCGGAGGGGAGCTTCGAGGGGCGGGACCCCGCGACCGGCTCCCAGGAGTGGTCGACGACCATCGAGGGGATGTCGTCGCTGGCCGGTTCCCCGGCCGTCGCGAGGGGGCGGGTCTACCTCGCTGCCGGGTCGGTGTACGCCCTCGATGCGACCGACGGGACGGAGGTCTGGCGGGCGCCGTTCGATACCGAGCGGTTCGGCGACCCGGTGACCGACGGCGACCGCGTCTACGTCACGAACGACCAGGGTGCCGCGGCGTTCGACGCGGCGACCGGCGAGGAGCGATGGGTTGCTGACGTGCCGGTCAACGGCTTCGCGACGCCCGCCGTCGCCGACGACCGCATCTACCTTCCAGTCGAGGACGGCGTGGTGGCACTCGCGACGGGCGACGGCGCCCGGGCGTTCGACGTATCCTTCCCGGGCGGCCCGCCATCGGGGATGGCCGTCGCGGACGGCACGCTCTACGTCCGCAACGAGCGCGGGGTCTTCGCGCTGGAGGGGGAGCGATGA